The DNA segment GCGGCGCGTTCGATTAAAATCTTCGGCACGGAAGCGCCCTCGAGTTTCTTCTTCAGAATCCCGCGAATCTTGCGGTCTTCCGCCAGCAGACTGCCAAAATCCTTCTTGGCGGAATACCACTTGGAACGCCAGTCTTTATTGACCGCGACCCGCAGGCCGATTGGATTGGTTTTTTGCCCCATATATTACTCGTCTGACAAAGTGATTTTAATGTGACTACGCCGCTTGATGATGGGGCCGGCAGAACCCCGCGCCTTCGGCACTACCCGCTTCAGCGAAGTCGCCGTTCCCGCCACCGCTTCCTTCACCACCAACGACTCCGGCTTGGCCTTGTTGTTGTTCTCGGCATTGGCAATCGCGGACTTGAGTGTCTTGGCGACGAAACGTGCCGACTTGCGCGGCACCACCGCCAACACCGCCTGCGCTTGCAATGCGGGCAAGCCCTGAATCTGCCGCACCACCTCGCGCACTTTCTGCGCGGACATCGGCACGTTTTTAAGAATCGCGTGGACTTGCATAAACTACTTGGCCTCCGCTTTCGCCGTATGAGCCCCGTGCCGCTTGAACGTGCGCGTCAGGGAAAATTCCCCCAACCGGTGACCCACCATGTTTTCGGTGACAAACACCGGATTAAAGACCTTGCCGTTATGCACCGCAAACGTGACCCCCACGAACTCGGGCGTGATCATTGAGCGCCGCGACCAGGTCTTGATCGGCGCCTTGGATTTCGCCGCCTTCGCTTTCTGGATCTTCTCCAGCAAGCGCTGCTCGACAAACGGACCTTTTTTAATCGAACGTCCCATAAAAATTATTTGTTCTTCATCGGGCGACCATCACGCCGCACCACAATAAATCGGTTGGATTGCTTGCGTTTCACCCGCGTCTTATAACCCTTCGCTAATAAGCCCCACGGCGAGGTCAACTGCTGCCAGCCACCGCCACCCTTGGATTTCCCCGCGCCGCCGCCGTTTGGATGGTCCACCGGATTGCGCACCACTCCGCGGTTGATCGGGCGGATGCCGCGATGCCGCGAACGACCCGCCTTGCCCAGCACCACGTTCTCGTGCTCGGTATTTCCCACTTGGCCGATCGTGGCGTAACACTCTTCGTTCACCTTGCGGATTTCGCCCGAAGGCAGGCGAATTTGCGCATATCCTTCGTCGCGCGACATCAAAATCGCTGCTCCGCCCGCCGTTCGCACCATCTGGCCGCCTCGACCAGGAATCAGCTCGATATTATGCACCGAAAGACCAACCGGGATCGCCTTGAGCGGCAAAGCGTTACCCACCTCGGGCGGCGCCGCCGGGCCGCTCAAAATCTTGCCTCCCACCTGAATTCCAACCGGAGCAATAATGTAGCGCTTTTCCCCATCCTTGTAAGTCAGCAACGCCAGCCGCGCCGAACGCATCGGATCATATTCAATCGCCGCCACCGTCGCTTCCACGCCGTACTTGTTACGTTTGAAATCCACCAACCGGATCTTCTGCTTGTGCCCGCCGCCAATACCCCGCGCGGTGACGCGACCATAATGGTTGCGCCCGCCGGTCTTCTTGCGGATCTGCACAAGCGACCTCTCCGGCTTATGCTTCGTAACGTCGCTGAAATCTGCGTACGACATGTAGCGCAGCGACGGCGTTAGCGGTCTAAAGGTTTTCACTGGCATAAAAATTCAATGATTTCCAGTTGATGTTACTCCCGAAGAGTCGGCAAACCCTCATTCCTGTCCCCGCTGTGGAGTATCAGTTATCGGCTTGCAATAAAACTGGCCCTTCCGTTTTCAAGCGAAAGGGACGCAGAGACTAGCAGGGATAATCTTTGACGCAATATCTTTTTTAAAAAATTTAATCGCGGTGCTGCTTCAAATTAAAAGAGACCGAGACGGTGGCCGATGGAG comes from the Verrucomicrobiia bacterium genome and includes:
- the rplV gene encoding 50S ribosomal protein L22; amino-acid sequence: MQVHAILKNVPMSAQKVREVVRQIQGLPALQAQAVLAVVPRKSARFVAKTLKSAIANAENNNKAKPESLVVKEAVAGTATSLKRVVPKARGSAGPIIKRRSHIKITLSDE
- the rpsS gene encoding 30S ribosomal protein S19, with amino-acid sequence MGRSIKKGPFVEQRLLEKIQKAKAAKSKAPIKTWSRRSMITPEFVGVTFAVHNGKVFNPVFVTENMVGHRLGEFSLTRTFKRHGAHTAKAEAK
- the rplB gene encoding 50S ribosomal protein L2; its protein translation is MPVKTFRPLTPSLRYMSYADFSDVTKHKPERSLVQIRKKTGGRNHYGRVTARGIGGGHKQKIRLVDFKRNKYGVEATVAAIEYDPMRSARLALLTYKDGEKRYIIAPVGIQVGGKILSGPAAPPEVGNALPLKAIPVGLSVHNIELIPGRGGQMVRTAGGAAILMSRDEGYAQIRLPSGEIRKVNEECYATIGQVGNTEHENVVLGKAGRSRHRGIRPINRGVVRNPVDHPNGGGAGKSKGGGGWQQLTSPWGLLAKGYKTRVKRKQSNRFIVVRRDGRPMKNK